A DNA window from Streptomyces asoensis contains the following coding sequences:
- a CDS encoding HAMP domain-containing sensor histidine kinase, with translation MALTTVLAQRAYLLGDLDDRVTDAAARSLGGASLHPDLASDLTFLQESGHPAGLLAARLDAGGNVLAAATVGQDAPPRHLTGARTAALSDIGPDGRFHTRTVPGLGTYRLTAVRDHGVRVLAGLPADDVQDMIGGLVVIEAVAAAAGLTAAGAGCAVVIRRQLRPLGRVAATAVEVSRAPLCRGEVSALTRVPERDTDPGSEAGQMGAALNRMIGHVESALAERRRSEERMRRSEERMRRFLADASHELRTPLASIAGYAELMNRGTDRVEPGLAWRRVTAESARMTGLVEDLLLLARLDDGRPLESAEVDLAALVAESVRDARAAGGGHDWQLELRLEEAPLALGDESRLRQVIANLLANARVHTPAGTRVVTVVEARGGRCAVRVRDDGPGIPAGLLPTVFERFTRADASRARATAGAGAGLGLAIVAAITAAHGGRVDVRSEPGRTEFTVELPLAGGSGADSPAAARGPRAAAGRVPEAAAPPSA, from the coding sequence ATGGCCCTCACCACCGTCCTCGCCCAACGCGCCTACCTGCTGGGCGACCTGGACGACCGGGTCACCGACGCGGCCGCGCGCAGCCTCGGCGGGGCCTCGCTCCACCCGGACCTCGCGAGCGACCTGACCTTCCTCCAGGAGAGCGGACACCCGGCCGGTCTGCTCGCCGCGCGCCTGGACGCCGGGGGAAACGTCCTCGCGGCGGCGACGGTCGGCCAGGACGCCCCGCCCCGGCACCTCACCGGGGCCCGGACCGCGGCGCTCTCGGACATCGGACCCGACGGCCGTTTCCACACCCGGACCGTCCCCGGCCTCGGCACCTACCGTCTCACCGCCGTCCGCGACCACGGCGTCCGCGTCCTCGCCGGTCTTCCGGCGGACGACGTCCAGGACATGATCGGCGGCCTGGTCGTCATCGAGGCGGTCGCCGCCGCCGCGGGCCTGACCGCCGCCGGGGCCGGCTGCGCCGTCGTCATCCGGCGGCAGCTGCGCCCCCTCGGCCGGGTCGCCGCCACCGCCGTGGAGGTCTCGCGCGCCCCGCTGTGCCGCGGCGAGGTCTCCGCCCTCACCCGGGTCCCCGAACGGGACACCGACCCCGGCAGCGAGGCCGGTCAGATGGGCGCCGCCCTCAACCGCATGATCGGCCACGTGGAGTCCGCGCTCGCCGAGCGCCGGCGCAGCGAGGAGCGGATGCGCCGCAGCGAGGAGCGCATGCGCCGTTTCCTCGCCGACGCCAGTCACGAACTGCGCACCCCGCTCGCCTCCATCGCGGGCTACGCGGAGCTGATGAACCGGGGCACGGACCGTGTCGAACCCGGCCTGGCCTGGCGCCGGGTCACGGCCGAGTCGGCGCGGATGACGGGCCTGGTGGAGGATCTGCTGCTGCTCGCCCGGCTGGACGACGGCAGACCGCTGGAGTCCGCCGAGGTGGACCTCGCGGCGCTCGTCGCCGAGTCGGTCCGGGACGCCCGGGCGGCCGGCGGCGGCCACGACTGGCAGCTGGAACTCCGCCTCGAAGAGGCGCCCCTGGCCCTCGGCGACGAGTCCCGCCTCCGCCAGGTGATCGCCAACCTGCTGGCCAACGCGCGGGTGCACACACCCGCCGGCACTCGGGTCGTGACGGTCGTGGAGGCGCGCGGGGGCAGGTGCGCGGTGCGCGTCCGTGACGACGGTCCGGGCATCCCGGCGGGCCTCCTGCCCACGGTCTTCGAGCGCTTCACCCGCGCCGACGCCTCCCGGGCCCGCGCCACCGCGGGCGCCGGCGCCGGTCTCGGCCTCGCCATCGTCGCGGCGATCACGGCGGCCCACGGCGGTCGCGTCGACGTCCGCAGCGAACCGGGCCGCACGGAGTTCACGGTGGAGCTGCCGCTCGCCGGCGGGAGCGGCGCGGACTCCCCGGCCGCCGCCCGGGGCCCGCGGGCGGCGGCCGGCCGGGTCCCGGAGGCCGCCGCGCCGCCGTCGGCGTGA